The Homalodisca vitripennis isolate AUS2020 unplaced genomic scaffold, UT_GWSS_2.1 ScUCBcl_700;HRSCAF=3271, whole genome shotgun sequence genome includes a window with the following:
- the LOC124370931 gene encoding uncharacterized protein LOC124370931, with amino-acid sequence MDNAKYHSKVVDKPPNSSSRKDEIIEWLNNYDIQYEKVMLKAELLELIQRNKPQTKYEVDEIAKKHGHRVLRLPPYHCHFNPIELIWAQVKEYVARSNRKFNITEILRLTKEELEHVTESDWKKVVDHTKNIILDAWKNEGLMEDSVEQMVINIGNDSSSEEDSDSDSSDNEEEERGSNVSGIFPSLSGGRKSVGLR; translated from the coding sequence ATGGACAATGCAAAGTACCACTCAAAAGTAGTTGACAAACCACCTAACAGCAGTTCTAGAAAGGATGAAATAATagagtggttaaataattatgaCATACAGTATGAAAAGGTGATGTTAAAAGCCGAATTGTTAGAACTTATTCAAAGAAACAAACCACAGACAAAATATGAAGTTGACGAAATTGCGAAGAAACATGGTCACCGAGTACTTCGTCTGCCACCATACCACTGTCACTTCAATCCTATAGAATTAATCTGGGCTCAAGTAAAGGAATATGTTGCAAGAAGCAACAGGAAATTtaacataactgaaatattacGGTTGACGAAAGAGGAGTTGGAACATGTAACAGAGTCTGATTGGAAGAAGGTAGTAGACCACACGAAGAATATAATCCTAGATGCTTGGAAAAATGAAGGGTTGATGGAAGACTCCGTTGAGCAGATGGTAATAAACATCGGCAATGACAGCTCCAGTGAAGAGGATTCGGACAGTGACAGCAGCGACAATGAAGAGGAAGAACGCGGCAGTAACGTGAGTGGTATTTTTCCCTCTCTCTCCGGTGGCAGAAAGAGTGTTGGACTTCGATGA